Proteins from a single region of Xenopus laevis strain J_2021 chromosome 9_10S, Xenopus_laevis_v10.1, whole genome shotgun sequence:
- the zfp64.S gene encoding zinc finger protein 64, producing the protein MNPGAVTGQAFPAVQFHGGAAVLVEITTDIHICGLCKQQFTNLDSFVGHKQSGCQLNSGSGATAAVQFVAQNDPETPTQNSSRTITSETQTITVSAPEFVFEHGYQSFLPSEKAESQTSERVSPPTKCRRTASGSSSRRKNCCNYPGCQFKTAYGLKDLERHLRTHTGDKPHKCPTCDKAFSRKDKLKTHMRSHTGEKPFKCKECDYRVADSSSLCKHQRIHTNERPFKCQICPYASRNSSQLTVHLRSHTGDAPFQCILCNAKFKINSDLKRHLRVHTGEKPFRCDFCNFVCAMKGNLKSHIRMKHNAETTFRCLECNFQCSNKADLRQHLRSHLPEQPVKCAKCSYSCSSKAALKVHERIHSKDRPFKCNVCLFDTKQRSNLATHIKKCHGDQVKPRKSSLHRKEEDSPRIYTFRKGSKLEAKKAFNCDLCDASFVREDSLRSHKKQHREIIAAQKASGLDFLPLPSKAPRSSTIAIRNIKFPPAILPFGQDGVKLMADHPLIEGSTAETTSEPARALDVVSKVQEHMATSQLRLLSQVNLMASPSAVQRTPQKLLDISNNPIQHHLDESGTDNGQETNNEAFMSASSIDECPDLEHLHIIKDEPLEVTIVSDAGDYIGMEEPHQFPVFSPSPLVNPPKRSYIVVQEDPHCALLCPADSIPD; encoded by the exons TTCACGGTGGAGCCGCCGTTTTGGTGGAGATCACTACAGACATCCACATCTGTGGCCTGTGCAAGCAGCAGTTCACCAACTTGGACTCTTTCGTTGGCCACAAGCAGAGCGGGTGCCAACTGAACTCTGGATCTGGGGCGACGGCCGCTGTACAGTTTGTTGCACAGAATGACCCCGAGACCCCCACTCAGAATTCTTCCCGGACCATCACTTCAGAGACCCAAACCATCACTG TCTCTGCTCCGGAGTTTGTCTTTGAGCACGGATATCAGAGCTTTCTGCCGAGTGAGAAGGCAGAGTCCCAGACCTCAGAACGCGTCTCTCCACCCACCAAGTGCCGTAGGACAGCGTCGGGGTCCTCATCCCGCAGGAAAAACTGCTGCAACTACCCTG GGTGTCAGTTCAAGACTGCGTATGGGCTGAAAGATCTGGAACGTCACTTAAGAACTCACACGG GTGATAAGCCCCACAAATGCCCAACATGTGATAAAGCGTTTAGCAGGAAGGACAAGCTAAAAACCCACATGCGCTcccacacgggggagaaaccattcaagtgCAAGGAGTGTGACTACAGGGTGGCAGACAGCAGCAGCCTATGCAAACACCAGCGAATTCACACCAACGAGCGACCGTTTAAATGCCAGATCTGTCCGTACGCCAGCCGAAACTCCAGCCAGCTCACTGTACACCTTCGCTCCCACACGG GAGACGCTCCTTTCCAGTGCATCCTCTGCaacgccaaattcaaaataaactcTGACTTAAAAAGGCACCTGCGGgttcacacgggggagaaaccatttcGCTGTGATTTCTGCAACTTCGTCTGCGCCATGAAAGGCAACTTAAAGTCCCATATCCGGATGAAACACAACGCGGAGACCACATTCCGGTGCTTGGAGTGCAATTTCCAGTGCAGCAACAAAGCCGACTTGAGGCAACACTTGAGGTCCCACCTCCCGGAGCAGCCGGTGAAATGCGCCAAGTGCTCCTACTCCTGTTCCAGCAAAGCCGCCTTGAAAGTGCACGAGCGGATTCACTCTAAAGACCGCCCCTTTAAATGCAACGTCTGCCTGTTTGATACCAAACAACGCAGCAACTTGGCCACCCACATAAAGAAATGTCACGGGGATCAGGTGAAACCCAGAAAGAGCTCTCTGCACAGAAAAGAAGAGGACTCCCCAAGGATTTACACTTTCCGGAAAGGCTCCAAGTTAGAAGCGAAGAAAGCTTTCAATTGTGACCTTTGCGATGCGTCGTTTGTTAGGGAAGACTCTCTGCGCAGTCATAAGAAACAACACAGGGAGATCATCGCTGCCCAGAAGGCTTCAGGCCTGGACTTTTTACCTCTGCCGAGCAAGGCGCCACGTTCCAGTACCATCGCAATCAGGAATATTAAGTTCCCCCCTGCGATTCTACCTTTTGGGCAAGATGGAGTAAAGCTCATGGCCGACCATCCCCTAATAGAAGGTAGTACGGCAGAGACCACATCAGAGCCTGCTAGAGCTTTAGATGTTGTGTCCAAGGTCCAAGAGCACATGGCTACCAGCCAGCTAAGACTGTTGAGTCAGGTCAATTTGATGGCATCGCCTTCTGCTGTCCAAAGGACTCCCCAAAAACTTCTTGATATCAGTAACAATCCCATCCAACATCATCTGGATGAAAGTGGTACGGACAATGGCCAGGAGACCAACAACGAGGCTTTTATGTCGGCCTCCAGCATCGATGAGTGCCCTGACCTCGAACATCTTCATATAATCAAAGACGAGCCTCTAGAAGTGACTATTGTTAGTGACGCTGGAGACTATATCGGAATGGAGGAACCTCATCAGTTTCCCGTCTTTTCTCCGTCCCCTCTTGTTAACCCACCCAAACGCAGTTACATCGTTGTCCAGGAGGATCCTCATTGTGCTCTTCTGTGTCCAGCAGACTCCATACCGGACTGA